The Candidatus Poribacteria bacterium genome segment ACACATCAACCCACGGAACAACAGAGCCCTCTGGGTTGGGTGCCATAATAATATAACCCTCGTCATTCATTATGCGGCGGTTGTAGCCGATTTGGACAGGCGCGCGTCCTGACCGCAAGGTTGCGGGTTCAAGGGCATCTACCGCATCTTTCACCAATTCAGCGAGACCGGTTGCTAACCACGCCTCGGACTCTTTCGTTATCCACCGTCCGTCAACCCCCGGTGCATTATGCGTATGGCTACAGTTGATGACGACGTGCGCTGGCGGTATGCCTGTGGCACCCTGGATTGCATCGAGTAGTACTTTGTTGTAGTGGAGCGGGAATTGCCCATAGTCGGCTGTTACGATAGCAAGTTGTTTTTCACCATCAGCGAGTACCAAAGCGCGAGCATACAACTCAGCATAAACATCGGGTTTGTCCTTTATGGAGGTAATCGTAGTCTCTGCTGCACCTACCATGAGGGTGGTCATAAGAAGTCTCCCGGTTTCGTCCGCTACAAATCGTAAAGGGCAACGGCACGCGGCGCGTGCCTGCTTATGTCAAATCTGTGAGTTGCGGCATCACTTCATTCTTAAGAAGCGTCATCGAATTCAACCATTGCTCCTTCGGCTCCCACTCGTGCCCCATGGCGAGCAAGACCCCAAAACCGCCGACTTCGTCGTAGAGTTCGCGCAAGCGATTCGCGACGTGATCCGGACTTCCGACAATCCACAAAGTATCCAATAGATGTTCGAGCGTCATATCTGCGTCGTCCATATCTGGATCGGGTTTGAAGTTTCCTGGGCTAAACAGGTTAAACCAATAGTCCCTAAAATCGCGTCCGAGCGTGCCTTCGAGTGCCTCTTTTCGCGCTTGCTCGGTGGTATCCGCAACGTAGACCTCGCGAGCAATACGCCACGTTGAACGCGAGGGCGATAATCCCGCCTGCTCTGCGCCTTCTTCGACCGCGTCCCAATGCGTCTTGATAACAGAAACATGTGCCAGATTAATGCTCATGGGAATCCAACCGCGTTCGCCAGCAAGAACGAGTGTATCAGATCTGGGTGACGATCCTGCCATCGCAATCGGCGGATGCGGTTTCTGGTACGGTTTCATGTGGACGCTGACAATGTTTGGGCGGTCTTCGGGAATTTTAAACTCCCAGAAATCGCTCTTGTAATGTCCAGGTTCTGGATCCGTCCAAATCTTGAGTACTGCTTCAATCCCTTCTCGGGTTGATTGCCGTCTGTCGCCGTCCGCCATGAACATTTCCGCATCGCTTGGTGTGGAACTTGAACCAACCCCCCAATGAAAACGTCCATGCGTCTGATGGTCCAGTTGTGCGATGCGATGCGCCACAACCGCAGGATTGTGTATCGGCATACATGTAATTCCCGTGCCGAAGATGATGTTTTCTGTCATCGCAGCCGCTTTTGCAATAAAGAGATCCGGAGACGGAATGTTCTCCCATGTAAACGTAAAATGCTCACCAACATAAGCTTCTTTATAACCCAACTCGTCCAAGACGACCATCTGCTCAATATCGTGATCGAGCGTTTTAGTGGTGTCGCTACCCGGGGGGTGTAAAGGCATTGTGAAAAAACCGAGTTCCATTTTTTAATTTTTCCTTGCGGTTCGGTCAGGTAAGTTTGATAGATAAAGGGTCTCTCCGTAGACCCGCCCTCCGCTACGCTTACGGGCTACGTGTTTAGGTATAACGGACACCCCTTCACCGAAAATCGACAACTGAGTGCAATTCCTAAATAGATATGTTTCGGTATGTTTCTAAATTTGACAAAACCTGTAGTGTCTGTTATTATTTTTCTTGGATAAGAGATTACCATAAACCTAAATATTTTTCAAATATTTTCTATTTTTTGCCAAAAGGAGAAAACCACAGTATGCGTGCGAGAATTTTCGCTTTAACCTCGGTTATCCTATCCGCTTTTCTAAGTATTTATCTATTCGGATGCGACCGTATCAGTCATGTCGTTCAACCCGACGCCGTCACGACTCCGATCGAAACGACTTTAAAAATCGGTGTCATTCAGCCATCTAACACTTTTACAACCTTTAGCCAAGGCACTGAAACCGCTCGTGCCCAAATTAATAGCAACGGTGGCGTGCTGGGTATGGAAGTCGTCTTTATCAGCCGAGATAATCAACCCGTTGCGACGGAACCACCGACTCCGGAAGCAAGCGTTAGTGCTGCGAAAGAACTTATCGATATGGAAAACGTTTTCGCACTCTTAGGTCCCGTCTATTCTACCAATGCTGTCGAAGTCGGTCCGATTGCGCAACAAGCACAACGGCTCATGCTCCCCGGCTCCAGTGGTGCAAATGTACCCGCAGCAGGAGATCACGTCTTTCTCATTACCGTCCCGAACCCATTTCAAGGGAAGGTGATGGCGGGTTTCGCAATGAACCCTGATGAACTTGGTGCTAAAACGGCAGCAACGATTATCGAGGAAGGCGATGTCTATACAATTGATCTTGTAGCGGCGTTTGAGGCGGCTTTTCAGGCAAACGGTGGAGAAATCGTCTATAGTGGTGCCTACACCGTAGGCGATACCAACTTCACTGGGCTGCTCACAGAAATCCACGAAACAATGCCTGATGTTATCTTCTGTCCGGGTTTCCAACCAGAAGTGCCATCGTTGATAAATGAAGCACGACAGATCGGTATCACAGCAACTTTCCTCGGCGGGAGTGCGTGGGACGACAGGGAACGCTTCCTTAGCATCTTAGCAGATAACACTGTATTGGACGGGAGCTACTATCCTACGAATTTCTCCGTAGCGACACAGGACGCAGATGTTCAAGAATTTGTAGGAAATTACATGGCACTGTTCGAGAGTCCACCGGACGGTATCGCTGCGTCGGGCTACGATGCAATGCGACTTTTAGCACAAGCGATAGAGACAGCGGGTTCGCTTGATCTTATGGCAGTCCGTGATGCGTTCGCAGCAGTCAGTGGCTACAAAGGTGCTACAACTATCTCTCATTATGATGAAAACCGTCATCCTGTCAAAAGCCTTGCACTCCAAGTAATCCGCGACGGACAGGTTGAGCTCTACAAAGTCGTGGAACCCTAAGAGATGAGTAGCCGCCAAAGTAGAATTAAAATCTTCTATGACCAAGAAGTTGATGTCCTTTATGTAACACGGGGCAACCCTAAATATACAGACTACGTTGAATACGCAGAGGATATTATACTCCGTTTCCATCCAGAAACAAAGGAGTTAGTGGGATTCACGCTTATTGATTTTTCGCGTCACTTTGCCAATAAAGAATCGGACATCTCACTCCCCTTTAATATTGATTTCCACATGTTCGATACAATAGATATGTCATATTAAAAACCGCTTTCACAGAAGAAGTAGAGGGACCTTTTTATGGCGAACCAACTTATCCAACTCGGCGTTGTTGGATGTGGATGGGCAGGTTGTCGAGCGATTGAAGCTGCGAATGCGACCTCTCGGCTAAACGTTATCGCAATCGCTGAGCGCGACCCGACCCGCCGAGCGCAGGCAGGCGATGACAATGCAGTACCACACCGCTATGCCGACTACCACGAGCTCCTTGACGATTCAACTGTTGAAGCCGTCTATCTCGCTACCAATCCAGACGTTAGAAAACAGCAGGTCTTGGATACGCTCAGTGCAGGCAAGCATGTCTTGGTACAAAAACCGCATGCAATCCGCGCACCCGAAATATTAGAGATGGCAGCAGCGGCGCAAAAAGCCGAGAAAACGCTGCAATTCTGCTATTTTATGCGTCATTTCCCAAACAATAGGAAGATTCGGCGCGCCGTCCTGAACGGGGCAATCGGCGACCTGTATCATGCCCGCATCTTTGGGAAATACAACTTTATTCCAGACCTTAACGCCAACAGTCGATGGTTACACGTCTATGGACAGAAAGGCGGTTCGTTAGGGCAACATTACTCACACGAACTTAACTTGACGTGGTGGTGGATGGGATGTCCGAGGCCGGAGTGGGCATTCGCTGCGAAACACGTGCTTTACCCGCAATACGACGGACCTGAAGGCGCAGCGGAGGACTATTTTACGGGTATCCTCGGCTGCGAAGGTGGAAAAACCATCCAGATTGATTGTTCCCGGATGAGCCATTCAGACTCGGCAAGCGTCGTTGAACTCTACGGCACAACTGGTGCAATTACAAACGGGGGTATCTCCCGATTCAAAGCCGGCGAATTCATCCGAGAAACCGTCGATGAACCCCTCGAAATTGATCACGGCGAACTTCCTGACGAGGTTCATGTCTTCTACTACGAACTCAATCATTTTGCCATGGCGATCGCCGGTGAAGTCGCCCCAGATGTCTCTGCCTCGGATGCTTATGTTTTTATGCAGATATTG includes the following:
- a CDS encoding LLM class flavin-dependent oxidoreductase produces the protein MELGFFTMPLHPPGSDTTKTLDHDIEQMVVLDELGYKEAYVGEHFTFTWENIPSPDLFIAKAAAMTENIIFGTGITCMPIHNPAVVAHRIAQLDHQTHGRFHWGVGSSSTPSDAEMFMADGDRRQSTREGIEAVLKIWTDPEPGHYKSDFWEFKIPEDRPNIVSVHMKPYQKPHPPIAMAGSSPRSDTLVLAGERGWIPMSINLAHVSVIKTHWDAVEEGAEQAGLSPSRSTWRIAREVYVADTTEQARKEALEGTLGRDFRDYWFNLFSPGNFKPDPDMDDADMTLEHLLDTLWIVGSPDHVANRLRELYDEVGGFGVLLAMGHEWEPKEQWLNSMTLLKNEVMPQLTDLT
- a CDS encoding ABC transporter substrate-binding protein; protein product: MRARIFALTSVILSAFLSIYLFGCDRISHVVQPDAVTTPIETTLKIGVIQPSNTFTTFSQGTETARAQINSNGGVLGMEVVFISRDNQPVATEPPTPEASVSAAKELIDMENVFALLGPVYSTNAVEVGPIAQQAQRLMLPGSSGANVPAAGDHVFLITVPNPFQGKVMAGFAMNPDELGAKTAATIIEEGDVYTIDLVAAFEAAFQANGGEIVYSGAYTVGDTNFTGLLTEIHETMPDVIFCPGFQPEVPSLINEARQIGITATFLGGSAWDDRERFLSILADNTVLDGSYYPTNFSVATQDADVQEFVGNYMALFESPPDGIAASGYDAMRLLAQAIETAGSLDLMAVRDAFAAVSGYKGATTISHYDENRHPVKSLALQVIRDGQVELYKVVEP
- a CDS encoding DUF2283 domain-containing protein, which codes for MSSRQSRIKIFYDQEVDVLYVTRGNPKYTDYVEYAEDIILRFHPETKELVGFTLIDFSRHFANKESDISLPFNIDFHMFDTIDMSY
- a CDS encoding Gfo/Idh/MocA family oxidoreductase, translated to MANQLIQLGVVGCGWAGCRAIEAANATSRLNVIAIAERDPTRRAQAGDDNAVPHRYADYHELLDDSTVEAVYLATNPDVRKQQVLDTLSAGKHVLVQKPHAIRAPEILEMAAAAQKAEKTLQFCYFMRHFPNNRKIRRAVLNGAIGDLYHARIFGKYNFIPDLNANSRWLHVYGQKGGSLGQHYSHELNLTWWWMGCPRPEWAFAAKHVLYPQYDGPEGAAEDYFTGILGCEGGKTIQIDCSRMSHSDSASVVELYGTTGAITNGGISRFKAGEFIRETVDEPLEIDHGELPDEVHVFYYELNHFAMAIAGEVAPDVSASDAYVFMQILDAFYDSAKSGEKVYIVSE